In the Clostridium beijerinckii genome, one interval contains:
- a CDS encoding cell wall-binding repeat-containing protein, whose product MNDALKSCPFTLNTTRICADDELDTSIEISKIGFNNMKPNAVILVNKDEVFDGIAATSLVHFPINASLLFTDGNSLNEKTLGEIERLSPKGYNGVQVILVGNISKNVSFALNDHGYKTKHISGRNYYDTACIISRIRKEFNNILIISGEDYSEGIIAGYWSAHHGDPILFVQRNRIPNCTIDAIKKMNDINIYIIGSTKTISKDVEYYLSGLDNVKRVDRIGGENPYEIAVNFSRYNDTKTDFGWGRNYRGGHAFTFGQLNEPMKIIASVVFAHMGKHTPLLLIEKDKIPEVVNRYINLIKPIQPKGMPKPPFMHGFILGDVSNISYKAQKMIEGMLSIDQHMMDNENMEGMTGKMKDNVMNADKENMIINNGMQDMNENIKHDSIYDKDYIFEWRNLGYRKVNVDEIL is encoded by the coding sequence ATGAATGATGCTTTGAAAAGTTGTCCCTTTACACTAAATACTACTAGAATTTGTGCTGATGATGAATTAGATACTTCTATAGAAATATCTAAAATTGGTTTTAATAATATGAAACCAAATGCTGTGATTTTAGTCAATAAAGATGAAGTTTTTGATGGAATTGCAGCAACATCCTTAGTTCATTTTCCAATTAATGCATCACTTTTGTTTACTGATGGTAATAGTTTAAATGAAAAAACTTTAGGAGAAATTGAGAGATTATCCCCTAAGGGATATAATGGGGTACAAGTAATTTTAGTCGGTAATATTTCTAAAAATGTATCTTTTGCATTAAATGATCATGGTTATAAAACAAAGCATATATCGGGTCGCAATTATTACGATACTGCATGCATAATATCTAGGATAAGAAAAGAATTTAATAATATTCTTATAATTTCAGGGGAAGATTATTCAGAAGGAATTATTGCGGGGTATTGGTCTGCACATCATGGAGATCCTATTCTATTTGTACAAAGAAACAGAATTCCTAATTGTACTATTGATGCAATCAAGAAAATGAATGATATCAATATTTATATAATTGGTTCAACTAAAACAATATCAAAAGATGTTGAATACTATTTGTCGGGATTAGATAATGTTAAAAGGGTAGACAGAATTGGCGGGGAAAATCCATACGAAATAGCAGTTAATTTTTCTAGATATAATGATACGAAAACTGATTTTGGGTGGGGACGAAATTATAGAGGAGGTCATGCTTTTACGTTTGGACAACTTAATGAGCCAATGAAAATTATTGCTAGTGTAGTATTTGCTCATATGGGAAAACATACTCCGCTTCTTTTAATTGAAAAAGATAAAATACCAGAAGTGGTAAATAGATATATTAACTTAATTAAACCTATACAGCCCAAAGGAATGCCAAAGCCTCCATTTATGCACGGTTTTATATTAGGGGATGTTTCAAATATAAGTTATAAAGCACAAAAAATGATTGAAGGAATGCTTTCTATTGATCAGCACATGATGGATAATGAAAATATGGAAGGTATGACGGGGAAAATGAAAGATAATGTTATGAATGCTGATAAAGAAAATATGATAATAAATAATGGTATGCAAGATATGAATGAAAATATAAAACATGATTCTATATATGACAAGGATTATATATTTGAATGGAGGAATTTGGGCTATAGAAAAGTTAATGTAGACGAAATACTATAA
- a CDS encoding ABC transporter substrate-binding protein, producing the protein MRKKVLAALLASAMVIGSLSGCGSSSSQASSDSKTSTGNSEAIRFVNTKIEIDKPLKEFAKKYQEKTGQEVDIESLGGGVDVNGQLKNYLAAGNMPDIYAFGPDSYVSFKDYLTDLSDQEWIKDTDFAFKGDDGKVYGFPFAIEGIGLVYNADILKKAGIDPKTLTNINAYKEAFKKIDGMKDQLGIQAVASVAAESGQMYWSTGNHIMGAYLSEGLDRKDKKYIDMLNKGQLDDERFGEFADYVKLLFDYADKTVLISGTYDDQLALWAKGKTAFITQGNWIDPSLATYDVKFDCGIAPPAFTTKDTPGILADAPAYWGIYKDSKKIDACKEFLKAFVSTEEGQKCLIKDSGMVSPFKTSTIEPDLPLAKSESNYIKNNQTYAWDWTHMKDGIAMNSTGPVFELYAKGQLDKDGFTKAMKKAVSDYMAK; encoded by the coding sequence ATGAGGAAAAAAGTGTTAGCAGCATTACTTGCAAGTGCTATGGTAATTGGTTCTTTATCAGGCTGTGGAAGTAGCTCGAGTCAAGCTAGTTCTGATTCTAAAACATCAACTGGGAATAGTGAAGCAATTCGCTTCGTAAATACGAAAATTGAGATTGACAAGCCACTAAAAGAATTTGCAAAAAAATATCAAGAGAAAACTGGACAAGAGGTAGATATTGAATCTCTTGGAGGTGGAGTAGATGTTAATGGACAGTTAAAGAATTATTTAGCAGCAGGAAATATGCCAGATATATATGCGTTTGGACCAGATTCGTATGTTTCATTTAAAGATTATTTAACAGACTTAAGTGATCAAGAATGGATAAAAGATACTGATTTTGCATTTAAGGGTGATGACGGTAAGGTGTATGGATTTCCATTTGCTATTGAAGGTATTGGATTAGTGTATAATGCAGATATATTGAAGAAGGCTGGGATTGATCCAAAGACTTTAACAAACATCAATGCTTATAAAGAAGCGTTCAAAAAAATTGATGGAATGAAAGATCAGTTAGGTATTCAAGCGGTTGCATCAGTAGCAGCAGAATCAGGACAAATGTATTGGTCAACTGGTAATCATATCATGGGGGCTTATTTATCAGAAGGACTAGATAGAAAAGATAAAAAATATATTGATATGTTGAATAAAGGACAATTGGACGACGAGCGTTTTGGGGAATTTGCTGACTATGTAAAATTATTATTTGATTATGCAGACAAGACTGTTTTAATATCAGGTACTTACGATGATCAGTTAGCATTATGGGCAAAGGGAAAAACAGCTTTTATTACTCAAGGAAATTGGATAGATCCTTCTTTAGCAACATATGATGTGAAGTTTGATTGCGGAATTGCGCCACCAGCATTTACTACAAAAGATACCCCAGGTATTTTAGCAGATGCACCAGCTTATTGGGGAATTTATAAAGATAGTAAAAAAATAGATGCGTGCAAAGAATTTCTTAAAGCTTTTGTCTCTACAGAAGAAGGGCAAAAATGTTTGATAAAAGATAGTGGAATGGTTTCACCATTTAAGACAAGCACTATTGAACCAGACTTACCTTTAGCAAAGAGCGAGAGCAATTATATTAAAAATAATCAAACTTATGCATGGGATTGGACACATATGAAAGATGGTATTGCAATGAATTCTACAGGACCTGTTTTTGAATTGTATGCTAAAGGCCAATTAGATAAAGATGGATTTACAAAAGCAATGAAGAAAGCAGTTTCAGATTATATGGCAAAATAA
- a CDS encoding DUF1002 domain-containing protein, with amino-acid sequence MKFKSFISKAIISSLTLSLFFTSVTGRQAFADSFKSVTLGADLSDAQKAEMLKYFEVTKSDANVLEVTSKEEHSYLGKVATEAQLGNKAISCSYVEPTEKGGINVTTNNLTWVNDGMIKNALITAGVENANVKASAPFKVSGTAALTGILKGFENSSTGKKIDENKKEAANEELVTTGDIAEKIGQNDASNLMNDIKKDVVKEKPKTDEELNKIVDKAVKDYKGNLSDDDIAKIKDVMSKINSLDLNYNNLKAQMDDVTNQLKDKLTSKEAQGFFDKLEKMFSDFLSSIKGAFSK; translated from the coding sequence ATGAAATTCAAATCATTTATATCAAAAGCAATTATTTCATCTTTAACTTTGAGTTTGTTTTTTACTTCAGTTACAGGAAGACAGGCGTTTGCAGATTCATTTAAATCTGTTACGTTAGGAGCTGATTTAAGCGATGCTCAAAAGGCAGAAATGTTAAAATATTTTGAAGTAACAAAAAGTGATGCTAATGTATTAGAGGTAACATCAAAGGAAGAACATTCATATTTAGGTAAAGTTGCAACAGAAGCTCAACTTGGTAATAAAGCAATATCATGTTCTTATGTAGAACCGACTGAAAAAGGAGGAATAAATGTTACTACAAACAATCTTACTTGGGTTAATGACGGCATGATAAAAAATGCGTTGATTACAGCAGGAGTAGAAAATGCAAATGTAAAAGCATCTGCGCCATTTAAAGTATCAGGAACTGCTGCACTTACAGGAATATTAAAAGGATTTGAAAATAGTAGTACAGGAAAAAAGATTGATGAAAATAAAAAAGAAGCAGCTAATGAAGAATTGGTTACTACAGGAGATATCGCAGAGAAGATAGGGCAAAATGATGCTAGTAATTTAATGAATGACATAAAAAAAGATGTAGTAAAGGAAAAACCAAAAACAGATGAAGAATTAAATAAGATAGTAGATAAGGCTGTTAAAGACTATAAAGGCAATTTATCAGATGATGATATAGCTAAAATTAAAGATGTAATGAGTAAAATAAATTCATTAGATCTTAACTATAATAATTTAAAAGCGCAGATGGATGATGTAACGAATCAATTAAAAGATAAGCTAACAAGCAAAGAAGCACAAGGTTTTTTTGATAAGTTAGAAAAAATGTTCTCTGATTTTTTAAGTTCAATTAAAGGTGCATTTTCTAAGTAA
- a CDS encoding alpha-glucosidase, which produces MKKWWHDKVAYQIYPKSFCDSNGDGIGDLKGIISKLDYLKDLGVDIIWLSPIYCSPLVDQGYDISDYYNIDPRFGTMEDMDELLRQAKKRNMYILMDLVVNHCSDKHEWFKKALDDPEGEYADYFYIREGKGDNHPCNWRSYFGGSVWEKIPNTNKYYLHLFAKEQPDLNWENPKLKNEIFKMVNWWLKKGLAGFRIDAIINIKKDLRFQDFPADREDGLCSIDRMLEAAEGVGNMLHELKEKTFEKFDAFTVGEVFNRKEGELDKFIGEDGYFSSIFDFEMEVLGKSEFGWYDNKPFSINELRKAIFNSQLETSGVGFKANIIENHDEPRGVSRYIPEQDLNDRSKKMLGAISLMLRGIPFIYQGQEIGMTNNKFNSIKEFDDIATIDQYNVAIEKGYSDEEALKIINIFSRDNARTPFQWSGSENAGFTTGRPWLKVNENYKVINANSQIEDEESVFNFYKKLINLRKSEEFKDAIVYGEFVPTFEEYDNLFAFYRQGESKKLMILANYQKEEQIIELDKQYVKVLINNCEEIKKDKNKIILQGYQVLILEV; this is translated from the coding sequence ATGAAGAAATGGTGGCATGACAAGGTAGCATATCAAATATATCCAAAAAGCTTTTGTGATTCAAATGGAGATGGAATAGGTGATTTAAAGGGGATTATCAGTAAACTTGATTATTTAAAAGACCTAGGAGTGGATATAATTTGGCTATCACCAATTTATTGTTCTCCTTTAGTAGATCAAGGTTATGATATATCTGATTATTATAATATTGATCCAAGGTTTGGAACTATGGAGGATATGGATGAACTTCTAAGGCAAGCAAAAAAAAGAAATATGTATATATTAATGGATTTAGTAGTCAACCACTGCTCAGATAAGCATGAGTGGTTTAAGAAAGCATTGGATGATCCAGAAGGAGAATATGCAGATTATTTTTATATTCGTGAAGGTAAAGGTGATAATCATCCTTGTAATTGGCGATCTTACTTTGGCGGAAGCGTATGGGAAAAGATACCTAACACTAATAAATATTATCTGCATTTATTTGCAAAAGAGCAGCCAGACTTAAATTGGGAAAATCCGAAACTAAAAAATGAAATATTTAAGATGGTTAACTGGTGGCTTAAAAAAGGATTAGCAGGTTTCAGAATTGATGCCATTATTAACATAAAAAAGGATTTGAGATTTCAAGACTTTCCAGCTGATAGAGAAGATGGACTTTGCAGTATAGATAGAATGTTAGAAGCAGCAGAAGGCGTAGGGAACATGTTACATGAGTTAAAAGAGAAAACCTTCGAAAAATTTGATGCATTTACAGTTGGAGAAGTTTTCAACAGAAAAGAAGGAGAACTTGATAAATTTATAGGTGAAGACGGATACTTCTCTTCTATCTTCGATTTTGAGATGGAAGTCTTGGGAAAAAGTGAATTTGGTTGGTATGATAATAAACCTTTCTCAATTAACGAGTTAAGAAAAGCTATTTTTAACAGTCAATTAGAGACAAGTGGAGTAGGTTTTAAGGCTAATATTATTGAAAATCATGATGAGCCGAGAGGCGTAAGTAGATATATTCCTGAACAAGACTTAAATGATAGAAGCAAGAAAATGCTTGGGGCAATATCGCTTATGCTTAGAGGAATACCGTTTATTTATCAGGGACAAGAGATTGGAATGACAAATAACAAATTCAATTCCATAAAAGAATTTGACGATATTGCAACAATAGACCAATATAATGTAGCTATTGAAAAAGGATATAGTGATGAAGAAGCACTAAAAATTATAAATATATTTAGCAGAGACAATGCTAGAACACCGTTCCAGTGGAGTGGAAGTGAAAATGCAGGCTTTACAACTGGCAGGCCTTGGCTTAAAGTTAATGAAAATTATAAAGTTATTAATGCAAATTCACAAATTGAAGATGAGGAATCAGTATTTAATTTTTATAAGAAGCTGATAAATTTAAGAAAGTCAGAAGAATTTAAAGATGCCATAGTATACGGAGAATTCGTACCGACATTTGAGGAATATGATAACTTGTTTGCTTTTTATAGACAAGGAGAATCTAAGAAATTAATGATACTTGCAAATTACCAAAAGGAAGAGCAGATTATTGAGTTAGATAAACAATATGTTAAAGTGTTAATAAATAATTGTGAAGAAATAAAGAAAGATAAGAATAAAATCATATTGCAAGGATATCAAGTACTTATTCTTGAAGTTTAG
- a CDS encoding LacI family DNA-binding transcriptional regulator translates to MVTLKDIAAEAGVSIMTVSNVINGNHSKVSKKTIEKIEKIIQKYNYVPNLTARSLTAKSSKIIGVIVPIKGSFNNLFKDPYISELFGIIQNVVRENGYYLMVRSVKDVSDISALLKNWNMDGAIFLMPDYDNLIYSILKENKLPMVFLDSYSKIDNIISVGINDYKGGYIATRYLINNGHRKILFAGPCHKDGIPIPQIIKRLEGYKDALLESNIEFNESLIVDVEPNYEVGINLGRSICNKEFDVSAVFTTADIMGIGIIEGAKLNGKIVPNDLSVIGFDNLLPSVYVTPKLTTISQDIESKATKAVDLLIEYIEKGSVSNNKITLDVELVERQSVGQLSNLK, encoded by the coding sequence ATGGTTACACTAAAAGATATCGCAGCTGAAGCTGGTGTCAGTATCATGACAGTATCAAATGTAATAAATGGAAATCATTCAAAAGTATCAAAAAAGACTATAGAAAAAATAGAAAAGATAATACAAAAATATAATTATGTTCCTAATCTAACTGCACGAAGCTTGACAGCTAAATCCTCTAAAATTATAGGAGTTATAGTTCCCATTAAAGGTTCGTTTAATAATTTATTTAAAGATCCTTATATTAGTGAATTATTTGGCATTATACAAAATGTAGTTCGTGAAAACGGATACTATTTAATGGTTCGCTCAGTTAAGGATGTTTCAGATATATCTGCATTGCTTAAAAATTGGAATATGGATGGTGCTATATTTTTAATGCCTGACTATGACAATCTTATCTATTCAATATTAAAGGAAAATAAACTTCCAATGGTATTTCTAGATAGTTATTCAAAAATTGATAACATAATAAGTGTAGGTATAAATGATTATAAAGGCGGTTATATAGCTACTCGCTATCTTATAAATAATGGACATAGGAAAATTCTATTTGCAGGGCCATGTCATAAAGATGGTATCCCAATTCCTCAGATTATAAAAAGACTTGAAGGCTATAAAGATGCTTTATTAGAATCTAATATTGAGTTTAATGAAAGTCTCATAGTCGACGTAGAACCTAACTACGAAGTTGGTATCAATTTAGGCAGGTCTATATGTAATAAAGAATTTGATGTTTCTGCTGTATTTACAACGGCTGATATTATGGGAATTGGTATAATTGAAGGTGCTAAATTAAATGGAAAAATTGTTCCTAATGATTTATCAGTTATTGGTTTTGATAATCTTCTACCATCCGTTTATGTTACGCCAAAACTCACTACTATTTCTCAGGATATAGAGTCTAAAGCAACAAAAGCTGTAGATCTACTCATAGAGTATATCGAAAAGGGTTCTGTATCAAACAACAAAATAACTTTAGATGTAGAATTAGTCGAACGTCAATCTGTTGGACAATTATCTAATTTAAAATAG
- a CDS encoding carbohydrate ABC transporter permease, translating to MKSIKTRSMIGEIIGIILALIILSPFILVILNSAKTSADIVISPLSIPNKWGQMLTNFKNVIHNDSFNYWKSFFSSLFITIVSLALLSLFSSMTAWVLCRNKRKWSGFIFMLLVAAMVIPFQVVMLPLLSTFRNISNFLGIQMLQSYQGVIFAYLGFGGSMSVFILHGFIKGIPRELEEAAWIDGCSPEGTFFRIIFPLLKPVQMTILILNGIWIWNDYLLPSLMLGLNGKIKTLPVAVSAFVGSYVKQWDLILSAAFLAMIPIIILFLFAQKQIIKGIVDGAIK from the coding sequence ATGAAGTCGATAAAAACAAGAAGTATGATTGGAGAGATTATTGGAATTATACTTGCTCTTATAATTCTTTCACCATTTATTTTAGTGATTTTAAATTCAGCTAAAACAAGTGCAGATATTGTAATCAGCCCTCTTTCTATTCCTAATAAATGGGGACAGATGTTAACAAACTTTAAAAATGTAATACACAACGATAGCTTTAATTATTGGAAATCTTTTTTTAGTTCATTATTTATTACAATCGTTTCGTTGGCTCTATTGTCTCTTTTTTCATCCATGACAGCATGGGTACTTTGCCGAAATAAGAGAAAATGGTCTGGATTTATTTTTATGCTTCTTGTGGCAGCTATGGTTATACCTTTCCAAGTTGTTATGCTCCCTTTACTTTCCACATTCAGAAATATATCTAATTTTCTGGGAATTCAAATGCTGCAAAGTTATCAAGGTGTCATATTTGCTTACCTAGGATTTGGTGGAAGCATGTCTGTCTTTATCCTTCATGGTTTTATAAAAGGAATTCCACGTGAATTAGAAGAAGCAGCATGGATTGATGGCTGTAGCCCAGAAGGAACTTTTTTTAGAATTATTTTTCCTCTACTAAAGCCAGTTCAAATGACAATTTTGATTTTAAATGGAATTTGGATATGGAATGATTATCTATTACCATCATTAATGCTTGGGTTAAATGGTAAAATAAAAACTCTTCCAGTAGCAGTAAGTGCTTTTGTAGGATCCTACGTAAAGCAATGGGACTTAATTCTTTCAGCTGCATTTTTAGCAATGATACCAATTATCATCTTATTCTTATTTGCTCAAAAGCAAATAATTAAAGGCATAGTAGATGGTGCAATTAAATAA
- a CDS encoding carbohydrate ABC transporter permease — protein MNTNIKRLLSIGVMLFGILAMAFALYLDIIGSKNTMRGTILIVGALLVILGLYSFPTKKHRMIINILFLFPLLFAFFVTVLIPFVCGVFYSFTNWNGIKFTEFVGLGNYISMFKSEDYVYSFIVTFIFTVVNMILVNSAAFALALFCTSKVKGKNFYRAAFFIPNLIGGIVLGYVWQFIFNKVFTVVINGSASMLTNPNLALMAILIVSTWQYAGYIMMIYVTGLQNVPQDILEASSVDGASGWVTLFKIKIPMIANTFTVCIFLTLVNSFKQFDLNLAITNGAPSRILNGNIVQSTEFLALNIYNTAIGKNQYALGQTKAVIFFIILAVVSLTQVYISKKKEVEV, from the coding sequence ATGAATACAAATATAAAAAGATTGCTTTCAATCGGAGTAATGTTGTTTGGCATTTTAGCCATGGCTTTTGCACTATATCTAGATATTATTGGTAGTAAAAACACGATGCGTGGAACTATATTAATTGTAGGTGCTTTATTAGTAATTTTAGGCTTATATAGTTTTCCAACTAAGAAGCATAGAATGATAATTAATATACTATTTCTATTTCCATTGCTATTTGCATTTTTTGTAACTGTGTTAATACCATTTGTATGCGGTGTTTTTTATTCCTTTACTAACTGGAATGGGATTAAGTTTACTGAATTTGTTGGATTAGGCAATTATATAAGTATGTTTAAATCTGAGGACTACGTATATTCATTTATAGTAACTTTTATTTTTACAGTTGTTAATATGATTCTTGTAAATTCGGCAGCGTTTGCATTAGCACTATTTTGTACATCAAAAGTAAAAGGAAAAAATTTTTATCGTGCAGCTTTCTTTATACCAAATTTAATTGGTGGAATTGTGCTTGGTTATGTGTGGCAGTTTATTTTTAATAAGGTATTCACAGTCGTAATAAATGGTAGTGCGTCTATGCTTACAAACCCTAATTTAGCATTAATGGCAATTTTAATAGTTAGCACTTGGCAATATGCAGGGTACATTATGATGATTTATGTTACAGGATTACAAAATGTTCCTCAAGATATTCTTGAGGCATCTAGTGTAGATGGTGCAAGCGGCTGGGTTACACTGTTTAAAATTAAGATTCCAATGATTGCTAATACATTTACAGTTTGTATATTTCTAACATTGGTTAATTCGTTTAAGCAGTTTGATTTAAATTTAGCAATAACTAATGGTGCTCCTAGTAGAATTTTAAATGGAAATATTGTTCAATCAACAGAGTTTTTAGCTCTTAATATTTATAATACTGCAATTGGCAAAAATCAATATGCTCTTGGACAAACTAAGGCGGTTATATTCTTTATTATATTGGCAGTTGTATCATTAACTCAGGTATATATAAGTAAGAAGAAGGAGGTAGAAGTATAA
- a CDS encoding glycoside hydrolase family 31 protein produces MGKYQEEKMKFGKMLSHKIENNIINIRFQEKAVFIKVLNSYIINFFVPLHREERNSKAVGNLKDDYYDFKVENITNGIQIITEKLVCKIYDEFKVDIYDKRGTLLCADYRGESKPFKRRYGDYMLAESEGHSLREESDYKVYVSKRMEEEMYFYGFGEKTGHLNKKGYHYVNWNTDNPKPHGETFDRLYKSIPFFVGLSKDNAFGIFFDNHFETHFDMGKDNSEYYYFAAVDGNLDYYFIYGPSVKNVIKGYTEITGKMPLPQIWTLGYQQCRWSYDSEERLMEIASTLREKEIPCDTLYLDIDYMDGYRVFTWDNEKFQNPEVMIKKLNNMGFKVVTIIDPGVKVDKGYKIYDEGLRKGYFATDKSGITYVNEVWPGDAVYPDFLNSKVRDWWSGNQKIMIDSGVSGIWNDMNEPASFRGPLPDDVMFNNDGITVNHKEAHNVYGHMMAKATYDGVKKATGKRPFVVTRACYAGTQKYSTVWTGDNQSTWEHLRMSIPMLMNLGLSGMAFCGTDVGGFGYDCTGELLSRWVQVGAFTPLFRNHSSMGTRDQEPWAFDKDTEEINKKYIKLRYKLIPYIYDMMWECSKNGAPLIRPLLFNYQSDKNTYEINDEFLCGDNILVAPVVEQGLKARSIYLPEGENWIDYWTKEEYKGGQYIIKKTPLDLCPIFIKGGTLIPVGQVQNYIGEKQSNSLTIEVYLSNDNSDTEYNHYVDDGESFKYELGEFNNYKIKVVNKEKIEIKIDLINYRYDDKYENIEFIVHNLNKKTLVINGETVEVINGKAFIANPAR; encoded by the coding sequence ATGGGAAAATATCAGGAAGAAAAAATGAAATTTGGTAAAATGCTAAGTCATAAAATCGAAAATAACATAATCAATATTAGATTCCAAGAGAAAGCTGTTTTTATAAAAGTATTGAATTCGTATATAATTAATTTCTTTGTGCCTTTACATAGGGAGGAAAGAAATTCTAAAGCAGTTGGAAATTTAAAAGATGATTATTATGATTTTAAAGTTGAAAATATAACAAATGGAATTCAGATAATCACAGAAAAATTAGTTTGTAAGATTTATGATGAATTTAAAGTAGATATTTATGATAAGAGGGGAACATTACTGTGTGCAGATTATAGAGGTGAAAGTAAACCTTTTAAAAGAAGATATGGTGATTATATGCTTGCAGAATCAGAGGGGCATTCTCTTAGGGAAGAATCTGATTACAAGGTATATGTATCAAAAAGAATGGAAGAAGAAATGTATTTCTATGGTTTTGGAGAAAAGACAGGGCATTTAAATAAAAAAGGATATCATTATGTAAATTGGAATACAGATAATCCAAAGCCCCATGGAGAAACATTTGATAGGCTTTATAAATCAATTCCATTTTTTGTTGGATTGAGCAAAGATAATGCATTTGGAATATTTTTTGATAACCACTTTGAGACTCATTTTGACATGGGAAAAGATAATTCTGAATATTATTATTTCGCTGCAGTTGATGGGAATTTAGATTATTATTTTATTTATGGTCCATCAGTTAAAAATGTTATTAAAGGATATACTGAAATTACTGGGAAAATGCCTTTGCCACAAATATGGACTCTTGGTTATCAGCAATGCAGATGGTCTTATGACTCAGAAGAAAGACTCATGGAAATTGCAAGCACTCTTAGAGAAAAGGAGATACCTTGCGATACATTATATTTAGATATAGATTATATGGATGGCTATAGGGTATTTACGTGGGATAATGAAAAATTTCAGAATCCAGAAGTAATGATTAAAAAATTAAATAACATGGGATTTAAAGTGGTAACTATAATAGACCCAGGAGTTAAAGTTGATAAAGGATATAAGATTTATGACGAAGGACTCAGAAAAGGGTATTTTGCAACAGACAAATCAGGTATAACATATGTAAATGAAGTTTGGCCAGGAGATGCTGTTTATCCTGATTTTTTAAATTCAAAGGTTAGAGATTGGTGGTCAGGAAATCAAAAGATAATGATAGATTCAGGTGTGAGTGGAATCTGGAATGACATGAATGAACCTGCAAGCTTTAGAGGACCATTACCAGATGATGTAATGTTCAATAATGATGGAATTACAGTTAATCATAAAGAAGCTCATAATGTATATGGCCATATGATGGCTAAGGCTACTTATGATGGAGTGAAGAAAGCAACTGGAAAGAGACCTTTTGTAGTAACAAGAGCGTGTTATGCAGGAACTCAGAAATACTCAACTGTGTGGACGGGAGACAATCAAAGCACATGGGAGCACTTAAGAATGTCGATTCCAATGCTTATGAACCTAGGACTTAGTGGAATGGCTTTTTGTGGGACTGACGTAGGAGGCTTTGGATATGATTGTACTGGGGAATTATTAAGCCGATGGGTTCAAGTTGGAGCATTTACTCCACTTTTTAGAAATCATTCTTCTATGGGAACAAGAGATCAAGAACCCTGGGCATTTGATAAAGATACTGAGGAAATCAATAAGAAGTATATAAAATTACGATATAAGCTAATTCCATATATATACGACATGATGTGGGAGTGTAGTAAGAATGGAGCACCACTTATAAGGCCGCTTTTATTTAATTATCAGAGTGATAAAAATACTTATGAAATTAATGATGAGTTCCTTTGTGGAGATAATATTTTAGTTGCACCAGTTGTTGAGCAAGGATTAAAAGCTAGAAGCATATATCTTCCTGAAGGGGAGAATTGGATAGATTATTGGACAAAAGAAGAATATAAAGGTGGACAATATATAATTAAAAAAACTCCGTTAGACCTATGTCCGATATTTATTAAAGGAGGAACATTGATTCCAGTAGGGCAAGTACAAAATTATATTGGTGAAAAACAATCTAATTCATTAACTATAGAAGTTTATCTATCTAATGATAATTCTGATACCGAATATAATCACTATGTTGATGATGGAGAAAGTTTTAAATATGAATTAGGAGAATTTAATAATTATAAAATTAAAGTAGTCAATAAGGAGAAAATCGAAATAAAAATTGACTTGATAAATTATAGATATGATGACAAATATGAAAATATAGAATTTATCGTTCACAATTTAAATAAGAAAACTTTAGTCATAAATGGAGAAACAGTGGAAGTTATAAATGGCAAGGCGTTTATAGCTAATCCAGCAAGATAA